Proteins encoded by one window of Elaeis guineensis isolate ETL-2024a chromosome 12, EG11, whole genome shotgun sequence:
- the LOC105055766 gene encoding uncharacterized protein, with protein sequence MYPQLKVREQEDTNTMQEDRQQEDTNTMQEEATSYLPRVIESFSVEVLSLSRAPTSNHGKMSENDHSLSHAKISKSQPKNLPASSRYTSKGKNSQSAVEDNRTNIRASSIPRPRAVLSSPDNDDIIGNQNRLIKERHTLLKRQSLYQNIQAQGKLGHRNARVASPLGTRKVAKESGDNSHTKERKLGSEVDAPKQRSTIRRG encoded by the exons A TGTACCCTCAGTTAAAAGTGAGAGAGCAAGAAGATACAAATACGATGCAAGAAGACAGACAGCAAGAAGATACAAATACGATGCAAGAAGAGGCAACATCCTATCTACCAAGAGTTATTGAATCTTTTTCTGTAGAAGTTCTTTCTTTGTCTAGAGCTCCGACTTCAAATCATG GAAAAATGTCTGAGAATGATCATTCTTTATCACATGCAAAGATTTCCAAGTCTCAACCTAAGAATTTGCCAGCATCTTCTAGATATACATCCAAAG GGAAGAACAGCCAAAGCGCCGTTGAGGATAATAGAACCAACATTAGAGCTAGTTCTATTCCACGGCCTCGAGCAGTCTTGTCAAGTCCAG ATAATGATGATATAATTGGAAACCAGAATCGGCTGATTAAAGAGAGGCATACACTTCTGAAAAGGCAGAGCCTGTACCAAAACATTCAAGCCCAGGGAAAGCTCGGTCACAGGAACGCTAGAGTTGCAAGTCCCCTTGGCACAAGAAAAGTCGCCAAGGAATCTGGTGACAATAGTCATACAAAGGAAAGGAAGCTTGGGTCTGAGGTAGATGCACCGAAGCAGAGATCAACTATTAGAAGAGGATAA
- the LOC105055767 gene encoding uncharacterized protein: MPWGGSSEVHEEPSASAVPCHLLELTVISAQDLFPATARAMRAYATAWVHPDKKLSTRTDRAGHTEPTWNDKLVFRVDDAFLLSVTSAITVDIFAVRHRLSPRLQDPHLGTVRVLLSALRPDPGARRFAALQVRRPNSLRPQGILNVGVALLDDFAYVDRMVPLHDDIGEPYAFAYKDLEALSMERRGWEGSCPRRSISTYVGGGGDGAEEWMVEKSGSVESWVGEKEQEALESKLELWKSELSPDHHEIGDRSLRGRRKRRRRGSGGFRSLSCFCGGWA, encoded by the coding sequence ATGCCTTGGGGCGGTAGCAGCGAGGTTCACGAGGAACCCTCCGCTTCCGCCGTCCCGTGCCACCTCCTTGAGCTGACGGTGATCTCGGCCCAGGACCTTTTCCCTGCGACGGCCCGGGCCATGCGGGCCTACGCGACTGCGTGGGTCCACCCGGACAAAAAGTTGTCGACGCGGACGGACCGGGCCGGCCACACCGAGCCCACCTGGAACGACAAGCTCGTCTTCCGCGTGGACGACGCCTTCCTCCTCTCAGTCACCTCCGCCATCACCGTCGACATCTTCGCCGTCCGCCACCGGCTCAGCCCCCGCCTCCAAGACCCCCACCTCGGCACCGTCCGCGTCCTCCTCTCCGCACTCCGCCCCGACCCCGGCGCCCGCCGCTTCGCCGCCCTCCAGGTTCGACGCCCGAACTCGCTCCGCCCGCAGGGCATCCTCAACGTCGGCGTCGCCCTCCTCGACGACTTCGCCTACGTCGACCGGATGGTTCCCCTCCACGACGACATCGGCGAGCCCTACGCCTTCGCCTACAAGGACCTCGAGGCCCTCTCCATGGAGCGCCGGGGATGGGAGGGAAGCTGCCCAAGGCGGTCGATTTCGACGTATGTCGGCGGCGGCGGCGACGGAGCCGAAGAGTGGATGGTGGAGAAGAGCGGGTCGGTGGAGAGCTGGGTAggggagaaggagcaggaggcgctGGAGTCGAAGCTGGAGTTATGGAAGTCGGAGCTGTCACCGGACCACCACGAGATCGGCGACCGGTCCCTCAGAGGCCGGAGGAAGAGGCGGCGACGGGGGTCGGGCGGCTTCCGGAGCCTGTCCTGCTTTTGCGGTGGGTGGGCATAA